Below is a genomic region from bacterium.
TTCTCTCTTCGAGAGTCGTCGGATTCCAGCCGTACGCGGGCGAGATCAAGAAGCGGCAGGTGGGTTCGATGATCTCCATGGCCGGGGGAAAGACGCTCGGTTACTCGCTCGCGACGCTCCAGGAGCGCGGTGTGCTGTATGTCACTCCGGCAACGGAAGTGTATGAGGGCCAGGTGATCGGCAACACCTCGAAGGGCGAGGAGATGATGGTGAACCCGACCAAGGGCAAGAACCAGTCGAACGTCCGCTCTTCGGGCACCGATGAGGCGATCAGCCTCGTGCCGCCATTCCTTATTACGATCGAGCGCGGACTCGAGATCATGGCCGAGGACGAATATCTCGAGATCACTCCCGAGAGCGTGCGCCTCCGGAAGCAATTTCTTACCGAGAACGACAGGGCCAAGGCGAAGCGGACGGATATCAAATAGATCGCTCATTTCCGGGTTTTAGAGAATCTTTATCTCCCGGTGGTATACTGTCCGACATGATTTCTGACGAAGATATCGTCAAGCTCAAGAGAGAATTCGCTCCGGTCTTCGCCGGTCGGGAAGAATTTCTTGAGGTGAAGGCCGATGTCGGAGTGCTTAAGGTCGACGTTTCCGTGCTCAAGACCGATGTTGCCGTACTTAAGACGGATGTTGCCGAGCTTAAGACTGATACCGCGACCCTCAAGACCGACGTCGCAGAACTTAAGGTCGATGTCTCTATTCTCAAAACCGACGTGGCGGACCTCAAGGTCGAAGTCGGAGAGATTGCCGATAAAATGGATACACTCCTTACGATGACGGACAAGATCGTGGGCGGACTCGAACATGAACGGATGGAGAACGCCGCGGGCAATGAAATACTGTTCCGTCATACTCGCCAGATACAGGAACTTGCGCAGAAAACAGGCACCGCTCTTTCGGAATAGTTCTTCATCATTTCTTCCTGAAGGGAGGGTACACTAGAAGGGTGTGCCACAAGACTTACCCGCATTAAATTCCTTATCCTATGCTCGTCACTATCGCAGTCGTGCTTCTCGTTCTCTGGCTTCTCGGCCTCGTTACTTCCTACACCATCGGTGGCTTCATCCATATCCTCCTCGTGGTCGCCGTCATCATGATCCTCATCCGGCTTATCCGGGGCGAAAATCCGATCGCCTAGTTGCCAAAAGGGGCCTGTCCTGCTATACTCAGGGCACAACTTGCTTCAACGGTTTTCACCCCGGAATTCCCGGGAACCAGCTAGATAGCGCTCCACACTAGGGCGCAGAGCCCGAAAACTCACGAGACGGTTGTTTATTCTCGCGTTTTCGGGCTTTTGCGTTTTCATACGCTGCCCATTGGCGCATTCACCACACACAATCATGTATCAACAGAATCCGAGCTACGGGAACTCCAGTCCCCGCCGCTCTTCGGGAGGACGCCCCCAGGGAGGCAGCCGCTTCGGCGGAAACCGCGGAGGCGCGCCAAGCCACGGCAACAGAGGCTACGGAAGCAACCGCAGCGGCGCAAGCTACGGCGGAAGGCCTTCGTTTGGCGGCCGCCCGGGCGGCTCCCGCGGCGGCAAGGGCTTCCAGGAAATGCGCGTCGACCTCTCGAAGCTCATCAACAAGGCGGTCATCACCGAGGAGGTCGAGCACTTCGTGCCCGAACACAAGTTCGCGGATTTCGACGTGGACCAGCGCCTCAAGGACAATATCGCGAAGAAGGGATACGAGCTCCCGACGCCGATCCAGGACCGCTCCATCCCGCACGTGCTTCGCGGCGAGGATATCGTCGGCATCGCAAACACCGGCACCGGAAAGACGGCGGCCTTTCTCATCCCGCTCATCGACAAGGTACTCAAATCCCGCGCGCACGGCAGAAGAAGCTCGCGCGTCCTTATCATGGTGCCGACCCGCGAGCTCGCGCTCCAGATCGACGCCGAATTCCTCGGCTTCACGAAGGGCCTCGGCCTCTATTCGGTCTGCTGCGTGGGCGGGGCGAACATCATGCCCCAGATCCGCGTGCTTAGGCGCGACCCGTCGTTTGTGATCGGCACTCCCGGACGCCTCAAAGACCTCATGGAGCGCAAGGAACTCGAGCTCCAACACTTCGGCACCGTCGTCCTCGACGAGGCGGACCGCATGCTCGACATGGGTTTCATCCAGGACATGCGCTTCATCATGGCGAAGATGGAGAAGGAGCGGCACACGCTCTTCTTCTCCGCGACGCTCTCTTCGGAGATCGAGCGACTCATCGGCGAATTCCTCAAGTCGCCCGCGCGCGTCTCCGTCAAGACCCGCGACACGTCGAAGAATATCGACCAGGATGTCGTGCGCGTCTCCGAGGGCCAGTCGAAGATCGACGTGCTCCACGAGCTCGTCGCGCAGCCGGAATTCGAGAAGGTGCTTGTCTTCGGACGCACCAAGCACGGCGTCGAGAAGCTCATGGACGAGCTTAACCGACGCGGATTCCGCGCGGTCTCGATCCACGGCAACAAGACGCACGGCAACCGCCAGCGGGCCCTTGGCGACTTCAAGAGCGGCAAGGCGCAGATTATGGTGGCGACGGATGTCGCGGCCCGCGGCCTCGATATCCCGGATGTCTCGCACGTGATCAACTTCGACCTCCCCGGCACCTACGAGGACTACGTCCACCGCATCGGCCGCACCGGACGCGCAAGCAAGAAAGGGAAGGCGCTGACCTTCATCGGGGGCGGGAAGTATTAAACTTCACTGATGTTATCAGGCGTCATAGGGTCATAATCAGACCCTTTTCGTATTTGAAAAGAATCTGATTCACATATCTTGCCTAATTGTGCTAAAGTCTTTCCGGAAGTCTCTTGCACTGGGTAGGGGGCAACAGGAGAATCGATATGATTCCGATGACAAATGCTGCGGGACAAGTGAAGCTTCCGCATGAAGTGGAACCGCTCCTTGCGCTTCCGTCCGACATTCTCCGCGCAGTCACGCTTGGTTCGTACACTCTCGAACCGCGCGCTGGCAATTCCGGCAACGTGTTTTGGGACGACGGCCTGAACGACCCGACGTCGCTCAGTGCTCTTGGCTTGCCGAATCCAGGCATCGGGGAGGCGCTACGATTCCTGCCCGACCTCATCGACAAGATTCGGGCAAGCGGTAAGCGCGTACGTGTGAACATCGCGGGTTTCGATGTCGACGAATACCATGAACTTATCAAGGCGTGCGTCGGGATCCGGGTGGACGAGATTGAAATCAATCTCGGCTGTCCGAACGTGCGAAACGAAGGCGTTCAGAAGCCCATTTTCGCCTTCGATCCGGAACGTATCGCCGAGATCCTCACCATGGCGCACCGGGTATCCGGGACGCTTGGAGAACCGGATATTGCCGTTAAGCTCTCGCCGTACAGCGATCCGTTCTTTCTCGCGAAAGTCGCCGCAGTGCTGAGAACGCATCTGCACGCATACATGAAACTCGTGACGTGCAATACGTTTCCGAATGCGTATGGTTTCATCCGGCCGATGACGCCAGCGATTGACGCGAACGACGGGTATGCAGGGCTTGCCGGTCATGCCATGAAGCACGTTGCGCTCGGGCAGGTTCGGCAATTCTCGAGGCTCTTGCCGTCATTCGATATTGTCGGTGTCGGCGGGATAAGCGGCGGACGCGATCTTCGCGAGATGGAACTCGCGGGTGCGAAAGAGGCGCAGGTGGGTACGGCGTTTTTCACGCACGGCCCAAAGGCATTCCAGCGCGTCGCGATGGAATACGCCGATCTGGTCGATTAGACCTTATGCGGCCATGTGGTGCGGCAGATCCCTCGGGATTGCCGCACCCTCTCTTTTTGTCTTTGCTTGTGATAAGGTGCATGCGGTCATAAGACCTTTTCGCAATCCAACCACAGGAGGCTCAGGTGGCTTTGCAACCGATCACTATCAGGCGTCCCGCGGACATGCACGTTGCATTTCCGCGAAGGCCGTGTCCTCACATCGGTCGTGCCGGAGACGGCGCGGCACTTCGACATTGCAGTCGCGATGCCGAACCTCGTTCCTCCGATCACCGATCCGGCAGCGGCGCGGGCATATTGCGACGGGATCCGGGCCGCGGCGCGGGATCTCAATGAGAATTTCCGTCCGCTCGGCATCGCATACCTTACGGACAATCTCCCGGCTGAGGTTCTTCGGGATGGTTTCCGCATTCATAACAACGAGGGCGATCGCAGCTGGTATGCCGCCAAGCTCTATCCCGCGAACGCGACGACCAACTCGGCACTCGGCGTCTCGGGTATCGAGAATATCTATCCGTTGCTTGAAACCATGGAAGAGATCGTCCCGTTCTACCACAGAGATCTCGGATTCGCGCCGAAGTTCCCGCGCGTGGTCGGTTACGTTCGCAATTCTGGGTTAAGGAACAAAGCGTGCGAGTGGAGCCGCCCGGCAGTCCCGGACGGCTTCTCGCTTTTAGGTTTAAAAGATTCTTTCATCCACTATACTCCGGAAAGCCTCAGCGTATCTTCATGAACATGGGGTATACTTTCCTGACAGCCCCGGGACCATGGACCAATTCCTCAAGATGGACATCTTCTTCTTCGTGACGACCGTCGTGGTCCTCGCGGCTGGCGTGCTCCTGTGCTTCGCGCTCTACTACCTCGTCCGCATTCTCCGGAACGTCGAGAAGGTCTCGGAAGAGATCGAGGAGGAAACGAGAGCGGTGCGCGAAGATATTCGCGATGCGCGGGCAAACATCAGAAACGAGGGCTTCAAGCTGAAGCACCTCACTGCGCTTGCGCGCAAGGCGGGCGAACGGCTCTTCAAAGCGAAAAAATAGGAGTGCGCTTATTTTTACTTATCTAGAACTTCCATCACCATGGCTACGAAAAAGAAGACCTCGAAGGGAATGCTTGCCGCCGAAATAGGGGCGGCGACGCTCGCGGCCGCTGCCGCTGCGGGAGCCGGCTACTATTTCTACGCAAGCAAGGACGCGAAGAAACACCGCAAGGCCGCCGTGAAGTGGGCGGAGGACCTTCGCCGCGATGTCATGAAAGAGGCGAAGAAGCTGAAGACGCTCGACGCGAAGACCATGGCGCTTATCGTCGACGAGGCGTCGCAGGCATACCAGGCTGCGCGCGGCATCGACCGTAAGGACCTCAAGCGCGCCGCGGACGAGCTCAAGGCAAACTGGCAGCGCGTCGTGCTTGCGAAGCTTCCCGCGAAAGCGAAGAAGGCTGTCCGCAAGGCGAAAAAGGCGGTCAAGAAAACAGTGAAGCGCGCAAAGAAGGCAGTGAAACGCCGATAGCCGTTTTCTTTGAAACGCGGGCGCATGCGCCCGCGTAGTACTTCCTGCGGCCCTCCATGGACGCACACCCGCTTACCGATGAAGAAGCCGCCCGCCGGTCGCTTGAGGATAAGGAGCAGTTCGCGCTCCTTATCAGGCGCTACGAGGCCCCCTTGGGACGCTACCTGGAGCGCCTTGGCGTTCGCGTACGCGAAGACCGGGAAGACCTCCTGCAGAACGCGTTTCTCAAGGCATACCGGAATCTCAACAGTTTCGACCCGACGCTCGCATTCTCTTCCTGGATGTACCGCATCGCGCATAACGAGGCTATGAGCTTCTTTAGGGCCAAGAAAGCGCGTCCGCAGGTGGTGCTGGGGGAGGAAGGGCAGCTTCTGTTGACCGAGCTCCGGGATGAACGCGCCGATACGGGGGCGCTCGCGGAAGAGCGCCTCACCGCAGGCGAGCTCGCGCAGGCGCTTGAGAAGATAGACCCGAAATACCGCGACGTACTCACGCTCCGCTTCTTCGAGGAGCGTTCGTATGCGGATATTTCCGACATCCTGGAGCTTCCGGTCGGCACGGTCGCGACCCTGATCCACCGGGCGAAGAAAGCGCTTCGCGCAGCCGTTTCCGACCGCCTTATAGCGCCATGAACCACGACTCTATGCGAGAGCAATCCGAAGACCGCGATCCCGTATCGCGCCGCGTGCTTGAGCACATCGAACGCGAACAGGTCCGGCCGCTCCCGCGCTCCCGCTTCGTGCTGCAGAACGTCGCCCTCTGGGTATTCGGCATCCTTTCCATACTTTTCGGCGCCATCGCAGCCGCCGCCGCGCTCTTCGCGCTTGCGAACGCCGGCTGGCGCTATTACGTCGCGACGCACGACACGTTCCTGACGTTTCTCATAGAAACCGCGCCGCTCCTTTGGATCGTGACGCTCGCGTTCTTCGTGCTTATCGGCTATCAGATATTCCGCCGCACCCGCCGCGGGTACCGCTATCCGTTTATCGCCGTCGCCGCGACATCGGTCGCGGCGAGCCTTTTGCTTGGCGCCGCGCTTTACGGCGCGGGATTCGGGGAAGTCATCGAGGAAGGACTCGGCGCGCACGTGCCGTTCTATCGGCCTGCGCTTCAGGCGGAGCAGGTGATCTGGGCGCATCCGGAGCGGGGCCTTCTCGCCGGAAGGGTAACGGGCCTCGCGCCCGACTTTTCGAGCTTCACGCTCCTTGGTTTCGACGGGAAGCTTTGGAATGTCGAGGGGAGCGATCTGCGGCGCTTTGACGAGGCGACGCTTGCGCATGGCGGCCTCGTACGGATTGTCGGCGTGCCGCTCGCAAGCACGACGGAAGATGCTGCATTCCACGCATGTTTTGTTTTCCCGTGGGAGATATATGGCTCCTTTGCGGAGCGCCGCGCGCCGATGCCGTTCCCGTATGCCGGAGGTGAAAGAAAGATTGCCGCGGAACGTAGTGAAGAGTGTAAGGGCGTACGACCTTACGCGCCTCTGCGGGCGCTCGAAGAACAAGGGCACGCGAGCAGCACCGAGTTCACGAACGGCTCATAGCGCCGGTCCCGGTAAGCGGGCGCTAGCGCGGTCGGTACGCGCCCGCAGGGTTTGGGAACTATTCGAAAGAGCCATGCGCGGCGTACGCCGCGCATGGCATTTATCGTTCACCCTGCCTTCACCGCGTATGCGCTAGGGTGTGCCCATGTTTCTCCGCATCCTCGCTCTCCCGTTTTTTGCCGTTGCCGTGGTCGCGGCTTCCTACACCGGCTGGCAGCACCCCGGCACCGTTTCAAACGTGCGGGCGAACGAAGGGGTCGTTCCCCCGGCCTCTATCGCTCCGGCTCCTTCGGGCGCAGCCTACTTCACGTACACAAACCGCCCGTTCGGTTTCTCCCTCACATATCCGCGCACTTTTATCCGCGATACGAGCGCGGGGCTTGGCTGGAGCTACGGCGCTGAGCGCGGAAGCGGCGCGACCGTGCTCACACTCTATCTTCCGCCGCAGACGGCGCTCGTGCGCGCGGGAGGGGAAGGAGTCCTTCGCGTGGGCGTCGCAAATGACGCGGCAAGCATGGAAACGTGCCTCTCGCCCGAGCGGCCGGGTACATACCAGGGAACCGTGACGCTCGGGAGCGAAACATTCACGCGCTACGACTATCCGGAAACCGGCATCGAAAGCTATCGCACGTTCCATGCCGGAGCCTGCTACGCCGTTGAAATAGGGGTGCGCCTTGAAGAAGGGGCGGGAACAGGCCCTACAGCGGAAGAGGCACGAACGATGCTTCGGGATGCGGCTTCGACATTCAGCTTTTCTTGAATCAGGCGGGTTGTGCACAGTTCGTCCGCAAAGATGCCCCGAAGGGTTTCAAAAAGGGTATCCTGTACCTAAGCGGCAACCGCCGCTTTTAGCAGATAACACGCGGCAATGGCTAAAACGCTCGCAATCGTGTTCGGTATCGTGTTCGTGCTCGTAGGGCTTCTCGGGTTCGTATCGAACCCGCTCGTTGGTATGGGCGCGTTCTTCGAGACTAATGCGCTCCATAACGTCGTGCACCTCCTGATCGGCCTTATTCTTCTCGCGGTCGCATTCTGGAGCCCGATGCAGTCATCGATGTGGCTCAAGATCATGGGCGTCGTGTACCTCGTGATCGCCGTTCTCGGTTTCCTTCTCGTTTCGGGCACGGGGGAACTGTTCGGCCTTGTGACGCTGAATCCCGCAGATCACTGGCTCCATGTCGTGCTCGGCGTCGTGCTTCTCGCTGCCGGCTTCATGTACGGCGACGAGCCGATGTAGCGCACGGATTTGTAAGGGCTGGTTGCCCCCTTGTGAAAAACCGCCGCGTTTTGCGCGGCGGTTTTTCATGTATGAAACAATACCGACCGCCAAAGTATTGTGCGGTCGGCGCGGAGAATTAGTGCGGTATCGAGCCTGCTACTGACGCGATTTGACCTGCGGCGGTAAAGGCAAGCTGCGCACTGTGGAGGAAGACGATTACGGTCTTCGAAAGTTCTGAAAAGATCCCGGGGACAAGGACCTCAAGGACGATGATCGTCATCCCCAATCCGATGGCTTGCAACATGGCGAGCAGCATGTCGGGGAAGACGGTTAGGTGAGATGCGTGCGACCACACATCTGACGATAATCTCGTCCTGTCCTCCCCCGAGCGCGCGCCAAGCCTTGGCCCGTCCTCGGGAGGGGTGTCCTGTCCTTCTGCCCTCTATAACCTGATCCTCTCGGAGGAGGTTTCAATACGGCAAGCATTTTGGTGATACAATTCCCCCATATTAAATAACACCAGCACCATATGGCAACCGCGACCGTTCAAGCCGTAGAGAATCTGAAGCGTGAGATCGACAAGGAAAACAGGGCGCTTCTGGTCGCTGCGCGCGAGCGCATAGCTGTGCTCGCCGAAGTGGCAAGGAAAAAGCAAGTCATTCAAAAACTGGAAGCAGAGCTGGCCAAAGCGGAAAAAGAACTCGGAAAGGCTGAAGAGGAGGCAAAAGCCGCAGAACGGGAAGTCGATACGCTTCAAAGGGGCCGGGGAGACCACGAAAGAGAACTTATCAAAATGGCGGCTGAGCTTAAAAGGGCCGCATAGAAAGGACTTGTCGGAGCCGCCTCTCGGATTCGAACCGAGGACCCACACTTTACAAAAGTGTTGCTCTACCAACTGAGCTAAGGCGGCGTGTGCGCACTATACCAGAATGTGCTAGGCTTTTCCCGAAACGAACCTTACGGGGGCTTGCATGTTTGGAATGATTCTCGCAGCGCTTTTCTTCGTGCTCAATGCGGCGGCGTTCGTCCTAGTCTTTGCCGCGGTGCTCGTGGCTCTGTTTTTGGCATGGTTTGCGCTGCGGCTCCGTTTCAGCGAGCCGCGGGACGAAGTCCGGCGGATCGGAAGGAGGCGTCTCGAAGACGCATTCTTCAAGGGATGGTGGAGCTTTTCCGAAGGATAAGCGACACGACGAAGCGATGCGGCGGCCATAATCGGCCGCCGCTTCCTATTGCTTCCGTGTCGTCGAAGCCGTGGCAGCCGTGGGGCTCGCCTCCTCGTCAAGAAGACGCTTCGGAAGATAGCTCTTCAGCGTGGCAAGGGAGTCGAAGCCATAGTGCGTCTCGCCGTCGATCACGAACACGGGCGGCGCGGGCTTTATCTTGAGAAGCGAAATAAGGGTTTCGAGCGCGCCGAGCGGGAGGTTATAGTCGAAGGAATAGACGCGAAGCGACGGAAACTCCTGGCGGAGCGCGTCGAGCGCGTAGCCCGCATCGGTGCAGTCGCTGCAGTCGCCCTGGTTCGAATAAAAATAGAGGACCGAAACCGGGGCTTTCCCCTCGCCGCAGCGTTCCTTCACGCGCTCGGTGATGAGATAATCCTTGATCTCAAGGAGCGAATACTGCTCCTTGAGCTGTATCACGCGCTCGTTGTCGGCCCCGAGCGACTGCTCGGCGCTTCCGAGGCGGCTCGCGAGCGTGTTGATTTCGCTCGGGAGCACGGCATGGCTTTCAAGCGCCGAGCACGCGACATCGCTTATAAGGTCGAACTGGGTCTCAAGCGAGATGATGTCGATCGATATCTTGTCCGCCGTGTTCTGGATGCTCTCGACCCGCGCGCGGTCGAACAACGTGCTTACATAAAATGCGGTCGCGAAAATGGCCGCGGTAATGATGAACGCGAACGCATATTTCATCCAGTCGGGTCGCTCTCTCATACGCTATTCGGGGCCTTTGCGGCGCTCGTCGATTTCCTGCCGCCAGCTCTTCTGCCTCGCGGACGCGACGTTATACACCGCCCGCCCGAGCCACCACGGCGCGAACACGCCGTAGAGGGCGAGGTAGAGGAAAAGGTTGATGCCGAGATTTTTCTCCGCCACGAGGCGCGAACCCATAATGATGATGGCGATGGTGCAAAGGAACAGGAGCCAGCTGAGGAAGAGAAACGGGTGCGTATCGAAATAGAAAAGGTCGAATGACGGCATATGGAACGACGAGAAACCGACGACGCGGAGGCGGTCCGCGGCCTTAAGCGCGTCAGATCCCGCATAGGCTATGGAAACGGCGGTGAAGTAAATAGCGGGGAAGATGGTGAAAAGGCCCATAGGGAGGAGAAACATGCCGAGCGTGCCGTATTTGCGGTTGAAGAACATGAAGCGATAGTCTTTGGCGTTTCGCATGAACCCGTACGACCAGCGCACCCGCTGCTTGAAAAGCGCCTTATAGGAGCGCGGCGTCTTGGTGTACACGTGGGCGGTCGGGGCGTTCTCGATCTTCATGTTATGCGACTGCATGCGAAGCGCGATCTCCATATCTTCCGTCATGTACGCCTCCTTATACGGCCCGAGCTGGAGGAATACCTCCCGGCGGAATATGGAGAATGGGCCGGGCGTGATGAAGAGCGCGTCAAGCCAGGCGAACGTGCGGCGGATAAATGCAGACAGCGCATACTCCGCCTGCTGCACCCTTTGCACGATGCTCGCGGGCTTTGAAACCTTGATGCCGGGCGTGACCGCCATAACGCTTTTGTCCGCGAAATACCGCGCGATCTCCCGGAGCGCATCGGGGGCGACGGTCGAGTCGGCGTCGAGGCAGCCGACGAGCTCGCTCGTCGCGTGCGAAAGGCCGAGATTGAGGGCGGAGAATTTTCCGCCGCCGTTCTCTTTCGTGAAGACGCGCACGCGCGGCTCGCCCGCGTAGCGCGCGAGCGCGTCGGCCGTCCCGTCGGTCGAACCGTCGTTTATGGCGAAGATGTTGAGCTTGTCATGCGGATAGTCGAGCGCGAGAAGCGAGTCGAGCGTCCTCGCGACCGTCTTCTCCTCGTTATAGCAGGGGATGAATATGGTAGACGTCGGAAGGTCCTCATCCGCCACCGCCCCGGGCTCCTTTTTCGTGCGCTTGCCTTCGAGGAAGGACAAAAGGAGAAACACCTCGAAGAAGAGGGAAACGAAAAGCACCGGATATATGAATACCATCCCGCTCACAGCTCCAGTATAGCAAATATGAAGGAGAACCGTATACTGGCCCTATGGAAGGGAGGTTGCATCCGATAAGCGTCGCGTCGCGGGAGATCGCCGATATTTTCGGCCGCATGGGGTTTGGCATCGCGTATGGCCCCGAACTTGAGACTGAACACTACAATTTCGATGCGCTTAATATGCCCGCGACGCATCCGGCACGCGACATGCAGGATACGTTTTGGACGAAAGAGAATCCTCCCCGCGTTCCCCGCACCCAAACGTCGCCGGTGCAGGTCAGGTATATGGAAGAGCAGATGAAACGGGGAATGCTCCCCCCATACCGCATCATCGCCCCGGGAAAGGTGTACAGGAACGAGGCTACGGACGCCACGCACGAAGCGCAGTTCTATCAGAACGAGGGGCTGGCGATAGGCGAGGATATCACGCTCGCGCATCTCAAGGGAACGCTCGAACGGTTTTTCAAGGAGTATCTTGATGAGAACGCGAAAGTGCGGTTTCGTCCCTCGTTTTTCCCATTCGTCGAGCCAGCGGTCGAAGTCGACGTGTGGTTCGATGTAAAAGGGCAGTGGCTTGAGGTTATGGGCGCAGGCATGGTGCACCCGAAGGTTCTCGAGAACTCCGGAGTGGACCCGAAAAAATATCAAGGGTTCGCATTCGGCGGCGGGCTCGAGCGCCTTATCATGGTGAAATACGGCGTGCCGGATGTGCGCCTCTTCCATTCGGGCGATACGCGTTTCGTGCACGGCTTCGCGGAAATCGAGCCATGAACTGTGTCTTTTGTTCCGTCGTCGAGAAGAACGAACCGCACCATGAGATTGTGTGGTCGGATAAGCGCCATATCGCATTCCTCAATATAAAACCGGCACAACCCGGCCATGTGCTCGTGATACCCCGGAAGCATGTTGACGACGGATTCGATCTTTCATCCGAAGAGTTCGGCGCGCTTATGGAGGCGAGCCGGCGTCTTGCGGTGCCGCTTAAAGCAGTCCTCAACCCTTCCCGCGTCGCACTGGCCCTTGAAGGTTTTCATGTGCCGCATGCGCATGTTCACCTGATTCCAGTGAATAAAAGCGGCGATATGATGAACGAAACCAAAGAACCGGTGCCAAGCGAAGAACTTGTGCCAATAGCTGAAGCGTTGCGGGCCGCTATCGCATCAACATTATGAAAATCTCCCGCTCCTGGCTTCAGAAGTATTTCGAAGCGCCGCTCCCGAGCACGGCGGAGATCGCCGAAGCCTTCACCTTCCACGCGTTCGAGATAGAAGAGGCGAACGGCGATCTCCTCGACGTGAAGGTGCTTCCGAACCGTGCGGCCGACTGCCTCTCGCACCGCGGGCTTGCGAAGGAACTTTCCGCGATACTCAATCTGTCGCTTAAGAGCGACCCGCTTCGGGAACCGCTTCCTCTTTGGCCCGGAACGGATACGCTCAAAATTACTATCGATGATCCGAAGAAAAGCGCCCGGCAGATGGGCGCATTGGTACGCGGTGTGAAAGTCGGGCCTTCGCCCGTCTGGCTCCGTGAAGCTCTTGAAGCGGTGGGGCAGCGGTCCATCAATAACATAGTTGATGCGACCAACTACGTGACCCTCGACATGGGCCAGCCGCTCCATGCGTTCGACGCGAAAAAGATCGAGTGGCACGACGGCACCCTCTCGATCCGCATCCGGGGAACAGCAGCCGGAGAGAACATCACCGTCCTTACGGGCGAAGATTACGTACTTCCCGAGAACACCACCGTCATCGCGGAAGGGACGGCAGGCACGGTGCTCGACATCGCGGGAATCAAAGGCGGCATGGCATCGGCCATTTCCGAAGACACGACCGATCTCTACGTATCCGTCGCGCACTTCGACCCTGTATCGGTGCGCAAGACCGCCCAGGCCCTGAAGCTTTTTACCGACGCGTCGGCGAGGTTCCAAAATAATCCGTCTCCGGAACTCGCGGCGTACGGGATGCGCGCCGTGCTCGATCTTATAGAACAGGTTGCGGGCGGCGAGCTCGTCGGCGTCGTCGATATCTATCCGAATCCGCAGACGCAACTCCCCGTGCAAGTTTCTCTTGCGCGGATCAACGGCCGTCTCGGTTCTTCCTTTACGCTCGCGGAAGTGAAGAATGCTTTTGACCGACTCGGCCTTGCTTGTATCGAAGCCGGAGAAATGCTCACTGTCACGCCGCCCTTTGAGCGCCGCGATCTCCTGCTCCCCGAAGACCTCGCGGAGGAGGCGGGGCAGGTCCTCGGATACGACCGGGTGCCCGCGGTCGAGCTTCCGGCACTTCCGGGAGCGCCCGATCAGGCGAGGTTCCGCGGCATTTCGAGGATCAAGGATATTCTTGCCGAGCATGGCTATACGGAGATAAGCACGCAGAGCTTTACGCCCACGGGCGATGTGTATCTTGCGAATCCTTTGGACACTACGAAGCCCGTGCTTCGCCCTGGTCTCATCGAAAATATGCAGGACGCGCTCAAGCGCGCCGCGGTTGCGGCTCCGAGGGTGCTGGGGCCTGCCGACAAGCTGAAACTTTTCGAGATCGGCGCGGTATTTACGAAAGATACCGAGCATCTGTCGCTCGCGCTTGGGTATGCGCAGCTTTCGGGAAAGAAGTCCGATGCCGTGCTTCCCGGCGCGCTTGATGCGCTCGGTGAACTCCTTGGCG
It encodes:
- a CDS encoding DEAD/DEAH box helicase; protein product: MYQQNPSYGNSSPRRSSGGRPQGGSRFGGNRGGAPSHGNRGYGSNRSGASYGGRPSFGGRPGGSRGGKGFQEMRVDLSKLINKAVITEEVEHFVPEHKFADFDVDQRLKDNIAKKGYELPTPIQDRSIPHVLRGEDIVGIANTGTGKTAAFLIPLIDKVLKSRAHGRRSSRVLIMVPTRELALQIDAEFLGFTKGLGLYSVCCVGGANIMPQIRVLRRDPSFVIGTPGRLKDLMERKELELQHFGTVVLDEADRMLDMGFIQDMRFIMAKMEKERHTLFFSATLSSEIERLIGEFLKSPARVSVKTRDTSKNIDQDVVRVSEGQSKIDVLHELVAQPEFEKVLVFGRTKHGVEKLMDELNRRGFRAVSIHGNKTHGNRQRALGDFKSGKAQIMVATDVAARGLDIPDVSHVINFDLPGTYEDYVHRIGRTGRASKKGKALTFIGGGKY
- a CDS encoding dihydroorotate dehydrogenase yields the protein MIPMTNAAGQVKLPHEVEPLLALPSDILRAVTLGSYTLEPRAGNSGNVFWDDGLNDPTSLSALGLPNPGIGEALRFLPDLIDKIRASGKRVRVNIAGFDVDEYHELIKACVGIRVDEIEINLGCPNVRNEGVQKPIFAFDPERIAEILTMAHRVSGTLGEPDIAVKLSPYSDPFFLAKVAAVLRTHLHAYMKLVTCNTFPNAYGFIRPMTPAIDANDGYAGLAGHAMKHVALGQVRQFSRLLPSFDIVGVGGISGGRDLREMELAGAKEAQVGTAFFTHGPKAFQRVAMEYADLVD
- a CDS encoding HIT family protein, producing the protein MNCVFCSVVEKNEPHHEIVWSDKRHIAFLNIKPAQPGHVLVIPRKHVDDGFDLSSEEFGALMEASRRLAVPLKAVLNPSRVALALEGFHVPHAHVHLIPVNKSGDMMNETKEPVPSEELVPIAEALRAAIASTL
- a CDS encoding DUF4383 domain-containing protein, with product MAKTLAIVFGIVFVLVGLLGFVSNPLVGMGAFFETNALHNVVHLLIGLILLAVAFWSPMQSSMWLKIMGVVYLVIAVLGFLLVSGTGELFGLVTLNPADHWLHVVLGVVLLAAGFMYGDEPM
- a CDS encoding glycosyltransferase; translated protein: MVFIYPVLFVSLFFEVFLLLSFLEGKRTKKEPGAVADEDLPTSTIFIPCYNEEKTVARTLDSLLALDYPHDKLNIFAINDGSTDGTADALARYAGEPRVRVFTKENGGGKFSALNLGLSHATSELVGCLDADSTVAPDALREIARYFADKSVMAVTPGIKVSKPASIVQRVQQAEYALSAFIRRTFAWLDALFITPGPFSIFRREVFLQLGPYKEAYMTEDMEIALRMQSHNMKIENAPTAHVYTKTPRSYKALFKQRVRWSYGFMRNAKDYRFMFFNRKYGTLGMFLLPMGLFTIFPAIYFTAVSIAYAGSDALKAADRLRVVGFSSFHMPSFDLFYFDTHPFLFLSWLLFLCTIAIIIMGSRLVAEKNLGINLFLYLALYGVFAPWWLGRAVYNVASARQKSWRQEIDERRKGPE
- a CDS encoding phenylalanine--tRNA ligase subunit alpha, whose translation is MEGRLHPISVASREIADIFGRMGFGIAYGPELETEHYNFDALNMPATHPARDMQDTFWTKENPPRVPRTQTSPVQVRYMEEQMKRGMLPPYRIIAPGKVYRNEATDATHEAQFYQNEGLAIGEDITLAHLKGTLERFFKEYLDENAKVRFRPSFFPFVEPAVEVDVWFDVKGQWLEVMGAGMVHPKVLENSGVDPKKYQGFAFGGGLERLIMVKYGVPDVRLFHSGDTRFVHGFAEIEP
- a CDS encoding sigma-70 family RNA polymerase sigma factor is translated as MDAHPLTDEEAARRSLEDKEQFALLIRRYEAPLGRYLERLGVRVREDREDLLQNAFLKAYRNLNSFDPTLAFSSWMYRIAHNEAMSFFRAKKARPQVVLGEEGQLLLTELRDERADTGALAEERLTAGELAQALEKIDPKYRDVLTLRFFEERSYADISDILELPVGTVATLIHRAKKALRAAVSDRLIAP
- a CDS encoding lmo0937 family membrane protein; translation: MLVTIAVVLLVLWLLGLVTSYTIGGFIHILLVVAVIMILIRLIRGENPIA